ACGTGGCTGCCGGAGACGACGGCGGGAACGTAGGAGGCCACCGGTGCGGCAACCTCGGGAAGGGTGAGGCCAAGTTCAGCGAGGCGCTGCTCGACGGCGGATACCGGCGCCGTTGCGGCGCTGGACTGGGCTTCTGCGGGGGTGCTCATGCTACTGCTTCTCCCTCTTGAGGTAGGCGACAAGGCCGTTGCCGTCAGGTCCGGGGACTACCTGGACGAGCTCCCAGCCGTCCTCTCCCCACTGGTCCAGGATCTGCTTTGTGGCGTGGATGATGAGCGGAATCGTCGCGTACTCCCATTTGGTCATGAGAGAAAGCGTAGCCCTTGCCGGTAAAGTGGAAAACATGGCGACTCGCAACAACCCCTTATTCGACACTGCCACCACACTGGGTAAGATCCTTCTTTTCCTTGGTGTGAGCGCGATTTGCGGTGTCCTCGTGGCGGGCCTGCTGGTCCCTGCCGCCGCCGTCTCCGGCAGCGCGGCAAGCGGTTCCATCGATTTCTTCGATTCCCTTCCGGCGGAACTGAAGGTTGATCCGCCGAGCCAGACCACCAGGATCCTGGCTGCCGACGGCAGCGAGATCGCCAGCGTGTACACGGAGAACCGCACCAAGGTTCCGCTGGACCAGATTTCACCGAACATGAAGAACGCCATCATCGCGGTGGAGGACAGCAGGTTCTACGAGCACGGCGGCGTGGACACCACCGGCATCCTCCGCGCGCTGGTCGCCACCGCCCGCGGCAACAAGCAGGGTGCGTCCACCATCACGCAGCAGTACGTCAACAACGTCCTCAACGCCAACCTCGCAGCCGCCGGCGAAGAGGACCAGATCAAGCTCAATGGCGTCAACAAGGGCGTGGGCGACAAGCTCCGCGAAATGAAGCTCTCCATCGCGCTGGAGAAGGAGTTCACCAAGGACCAGATCCTTGAGGGCTACCTGAACATCGTGTTCTTCAACCGTGACGCCTACGGCATTGAAGCGGCGTCCCACTACTTCTTCAGCACCACCGCCAAGGATCTGACCCTGCC
This region of Arthrobacter sp. DNA4 genomic DNA includes:
- a CDS encoding DUF4177 domain-containing protein; amino-acid sequence: MTKWEYATIPLIIHATKQILDQWGEDGWELVQVVPGPDGNGLVAYLKREKQ